CGGCGGCGTCGACGTCCTGCGGGCGGCCGGCGTCGAGGTGCACGAGGTCGGCGATACGGATTCGCCGGCCGAGGACGTCAACCGGGTCTGGCTGACCGCCACCCGCAAGCGACGGGCTTTCGTCACCTTCAAGGCCGGGATGACGATCGACGCCCGCGTCGCGGCCGCCGACGGCACCAGCCGATGGATCACCTCGCCGGAGTCACGGGCCGACGTCCATCGCCTCCGCGGCGAGGTCGACACCATGATGGTCGGGGTGGGCACCGTCCTGGCCGACGATCCGCTCCTCACGGTGCGGGATGCCGACGGCGAACTGGTTGGACGCCAACCACTTCGGGTCGTCATCGACTCACCCGGACGGACCCCGTCCGACGCCCGGGTCCGCAACGACGACGCCGAGACGCTGATCGCCACCGCCGCCGAGTTCGGCCACGGGCGTCGGGTCGACGTCGGTGCCGTCCTGAGTGAGCTCTATCGGCGCGGGCGCCGGCACGTCCTGCTCGAGGGCGGCCCCCGGCTCGCCACGTCGATGCTGGACGCCGGCCTGGTCGACGAGGTGGTGGTCTACATCGCCCCGTTGCTCCTCGGCGCCGGCCGCAGCCTGCTCGACGGCAGCGCCGTCGACACGTTGACCGCGGCCCATCGCGCCGAGTTGGTGGCCGTCGACCGGTTCGGGCCGGATGTCCGGCTCCGCTACACGGTCCGCGGCTGAGAGCTACTTGACGGCGACCTTCTCGATGCTCATCACCAGGATGACGCGGTCGGCGCGGTCCGGCGGCGGCTGCTGATCGGGGTTGCCGTAGCGCTTCCCGAGGGTCACGTAGAACGCGCCCGTCGGGTCGGGGACCACCTCGACCAGCTTCCCGCGCAGTTCGATGAAGTCGTAAGGGTTCTCCGGATCGGAGACGGACAGGCTCATCGACGGGTTGTGCTGCAGGTTGCGGAACTTGGCCCGCTTCGTGGTGTGGGTGAACCGGAGGTGCTCGCCGTCGTAGAGGAACCACATCGGGTTGACCTGCACCGTGTCGTCGGGCCGGATGGTGCCCAGGTTGCCGTAGTTCGGGTCTTCCAAGAAGCGGAGGTACCGCTCGGGGATGGTGGCTGTCATGTCTGGTCCAACCCCGGCTGGCGCCGAGGGATTCCGACAGGCGGCCTGCTCGACTCGCCCCGCGAATCTTCGGCCGTTCACGGTCCCAGGAAGTATGTCTCGATCCGACGCCCTCTGACCTGGTTACACGTGGGCCCCGTGGGACTCGAACCCACAACCCGCGGATTAAAAGTCCGCTGCTCTGCCAATTGAGCTAGAGGCCCTCAGGACCGGCTGGTTCTGTGGCGGACAATCCGAAGTCATGATCAACTTCGGTGGCCCGTGCACTGGCTCCGGTCGGTCCTTGGTGCTCCGGTGGGCGTTGCGGCCGCCAGGGCGGCTCCGAGAGCTTGTTCAGGGTAGCCGATGCGCCGATGGGGGCTGAATCTGCAGGTCAGGGGCGAATCGAGCAGCGCGTGATCGCCGCCGGCGGTGCCGCTGCGATGGTGGTGACCTGCAGGTCACGGCCCGAGTTCGCCCGGCGGCGTCGAGCGCCACGGGTTCGAGGCCAATTCGCGGCCAGGGAAGCCTGACCCTGGATGGCCGCGAGATCGGCTCTCAGTCGATCTCACGAAGTCGTGCGGCGGCTGCCGCGGCTGCGGCCGCTGGGTCTTCGGCGTCGGTGATCATCCGGACCACGACGACCCGGCGGGCACCGTGCGCGATCACCTGGTCGAGTCGCTCCAGCGTGTTGATCCCGCCGATGGCGAACCAGGGCCGCCCGGCCCGGGTGCGGGCGTGATCGAGGAATCCGAGACCGGTTCCGGGCCGTCCCGGTTTGGTGGGGGTAGCCCACGTCGGACCGGCGCAGTAGTAGTCCACCGCCGGTTCGGTGTGAGCGGCGTCGAGCTGCTCGGGGGTGTGGGTCGACCGCCCGATGACCACGTCCGGTCCGACGATGCGGCGGGCGACTGACACAGGAAGATCGTCCTGCCCGAGGTGCAGGACGTCGGCCTTCGAGGCCAGCGCGATGTCGGCCCGGTCGTTCACCGCGAACAGCTTCCCGTGGCGGCGGGCGGCGTCGGCGACGATCTCCAGCAGGGCGAGCTCGGCCCGCGCCTCCAAACCCTTCTCCCGGAGTTGAACGATGTCCACCCCGGCGCCGAGAACGGCGTCCAGGAACTCGGCGAAGTCGCCTCTCTCGGAACGGGAATCAGTACACAGGTACAGCCGGGCGTCGGCGAGCGCGGAACGGGGATCAGGCATTCGCGCCACATTACGACAAGCGCATCTCAGTCTCATGTCCCCGAGCCCTTCCGTGGGCGGGTGCCCCTGGCGGGTTAGAGTGGCGCTTTCACGGGAGCTCGGAGTACCGGGCTGAGAGGGCTGCTGCGAGCGGCCGACCGTCCGATCTGATCCGGGCAATGCCGGTCAGGGAGTTCCGCGGACGTGCGCGCTCGCCCGACGCGGAAGGCGCACACCCCGATGACCGACGCCGCGTCGCCTGCACCCGGGAACGCTGTGGACGTCGCGGTGATCGGTGGCGGCCTGATCGGCCTGGGAATTGCCTGGCGCTGCGCGCAGCGCGGCCTGGCGGTGACCGTCTTCGACCCGGCGCCCGGATCCGGCGCCTCATGGACCGCGGCGGGAATGCTCGCACCCGTCACGGAGCTGCGGTACGGCGAGCAGTCCCTGTTCGCGCTCAATCTGTTGTCGGCCCAGCGGTATCCCGAGTTTGTCGAGGAACTGCAGTCGGCGGCCGGAATGGACGTCGGTTACCGGCTCACCGGCTCCGTGGTCGCCGCCTGGGACGCCGCCGACCTCGCATCGCTGCGGGACCTGGCGGTGTTCGCGAAATCGCTGGGGCATCCGGTAGAGGTGTTGACGGGACGGGAGCTGCGCCGCGAGTCGCCGTTGCTGAGCCCAGGCCTGCCCGGCGGCATCATCGCTCCCGACGATCACCAGGTGAACAACCGAAAATTGCACGCCGCGCTCCGCGCGGCGTTCTCGGCCGCCGGCGGCCGGGTCGTCACCGAGCGGGTCACCGCCGTCTGGTCGCCCCGTGGCCGCGTCGCCGGTGTCGTCCTCGCCGACGGTACGGTCGCCCCCGCCGGGATCACCGTGCTGGCCGCCGGCGCCTGGTCCCGGCAGGTCGACGGGGTGCCCCCGGAATTGATGCCCCGGGTGCGGCCGGTAAAGGGGCA
This window of the Nakamurella panacisegetis genome carries:
- the ribD gene encoding bifunctional diaminohydroxyphosphoribosylaminopyrimidine deaminase/5-amino-6-(5-phosphoribosylamino)uracil reductase RibD, with protein sequence MNEAERQALELAVELAARGAGTVLPNPVVGCVLLSPSGQIVGRGWHQRAGGPHAEVVALADAGDAARGATAVVTLEPCNHTGRTGPCSQALIAAGVAKVIVAVRDPWPAAAGGVDVLRAAGVEVHEVGDTDSPAEDVNRVWLTATRKRRAFVTFKAGMTIDARVAAADGTSRWITSPESRADVHRLRGEVDTMMVGVGTVLADDPLLTVRDADGELVGRQPLRVVIDSPGRTPSDARVRNDDAETLIATAAEFGHGRRVDVGAVLSELYRRGRRHVLLEGGPRLATSMLDAGLVDEVVVYIAPLLLGAGRSLLDGSAVDTLTAAHRAELVAVDRFGPDVRLRYTVRG
- a CDS encoding PPOX class F420-dependent oxidoreductase, which translates into the protein MTATIPERYLRFLEDPNYGNLGTIRPDDTVQVNPMWFLYDGEHLRFTHTTKRAKFRNLQHNPSMSLSVSDPENPYDFIELRGKLVEVVPDPTGAFYVTLGKRYGNPDQQPPPDRADRVILVMSIEKVAVK
- the thiE gene encoding thiamine phosphate synthase; this translates as MPDPRSALADARLYLCTDSRSERGDFAEFLDAVLGAGVDIVQLREKGLEARAELALLEIVADAARRHGKLFAVNDRADIALASKADVLHLGQDDLPVSVARRIVGPDVVIGRSTHTPEQLDAAHTEPAVDYYCAGPTWATPTKPGRPGTGLGFLDHARTRAGRPWFAIGGINTLERLDQVIAHGARRVVVVRMITDAEDPAAAAAAAAARLREID
- the thiO gene encoding glycine oxidase ThiO encodes the protein MTDAASPAPGNAVDVAVIGGGLIGLGIAWRCAQRGLAVTVFDPAPGSGASWTAAGMLAPVTELRYGEQSLFALNLLSAQRYPEFVEELQSAAGMDVGYRLTGSVVAAWDAADLASLRDLAVFAKSLGHPVEVLTGRELRRESPLLSPGLPGGIIAPDDHQVNNRKLHAALRAAFSAAGGRVVTERVTAVWSPRGRVAGVVLADGTVAPAGITVLAAGAWSRQVDGVPPELMPRVRPVKGQTLRLRLPSGEVLGRVVRGTVRGSPVYLVPREDGELVVGASSEETGFGLTPRAGAVYELLRDAQSLLPIVAEAHLEDVSTSLRPGSPDNAPMIGPSRIEGLVFATGHYRNGVLLTPVTADGVADLITNGTLPIELLPFRPDRFSTHPDTHRPAEVPA